The Methanoregula boonei 6A8 genome has a window encoding:
- a CDS encoding cysteine desulfurase family protein — translation MDSHATTPVDPRVLEAMLPYFSDIFGNAGSIDHAYGAVAAEAVKKAREQCAHPLNAHPEEIIFTSGATEANNIAILGTAEQYAEKGDHIITCVTEHKAVLDTCKHLQKTGKSVTFLPVDQYGLVDPGQVEDAITDKTVLISIMTANNEIGTIAPIKEIGKIAHEHGVIFHTDAAQAVGHISIDVKEMNIDLLSFSGHKIYGPKGIGGLYIRGSNPRVKLAPIVFGGGQEKGLRSGTLNVPGIVGLGKALAVAEKEMAKEEKQYRKWTTQMFDAFKDAYPSVMLNGHPTKRLAHNLNVCFPGIESKALIHLLKDDVSISAGSACTTTSVEPSHVLLAIGRTEEESHWAVRFGLGRGNTEEIIEYTIITLKDDLNKIKKISDI, via the coding sequence ATGGACTCTCACGCCACCACACCGGTGGATCCCCGTGTACTTGAAGCAATGCTTCCCTATTTTTCCGATATCTTCGGGAATGCTGGCAGCATCGACCATGCATATGGAGCTGTTGCTGCCGAGGCCGTGAAGAAAGCCCGGGAACAATGTGCCCACCCCTTGAACGCCCATCCCGAGGAAATCATTTTCACAAGCGGGGCGACCGAGGCAAATAATATCGCCATCCTTGGGACCGCTGAGCAGTACGCCGAGAAGGGTGATCACATCATCACCTGTGTTACCGAGCACAAGGCAGTTCTCGATACCTGCAAACATCTCCAGAAAACTGGGAAGTCTGTGACGTTCTTACCGGTCGATCAATACGGCCTTGTCGATCCGGGTCAGGTTGAAGATGCCATCACGGACAAGACTGTTCTGATCTCCATCATGACCGCCAATAACGAGATTGGTACGATTGCTCCCATCAAAGAGATTGGAAAGATCGCACACGAGCATGGCGTGATCTTTCACACCGATGCAGCGCAGGCAGTCGGGCATATTTCGATAGATGTTAAAGAGATGAATATCGATCTCCTCTCATTTTCCGGTCACAAGATCTACGGCCCCAAAGGGATCGGGGGGTTGTATATCCGGGGCAGCAATCCCCGAGTAAAACTGGCACCAATTGTTTTTGGCGGTGGGCAGGAGAAAGGGCTCCGGTCAGGTACGCTGAATGTGCCGGGAATTGTTGGGCTCGGAAAGGCGCTTGCAGTCGCCGAGAAAGAGATGGCAAAAGAGGAGAAGCAATACCGCAAATGGACCACGCAGATGTTCGATGCGTTCAAAGATGCGTATCCCTCTGTGATGCTGAACGGACATCCCACGAAAAGACTCGCTCACAATCTGAATGTATGTTTCCCCGGCATTGAGAGCAAGGCGCTGATTCATCTGTTGAAGGATGACGTGTCGATCTCTGCCGGGTCTGCGTGTACGACAACAAGTGTTGAACCGTCGCATGTGTTGTTGGCAATTGGGCGGACAGAAGAGGAGTCGCACTGGGCGGTGCGGTTTGGGTTAGGGAGAGGAAATACAGAAGAAATTATTGAATATACGATAATCACACTAAAGGACGATTTAAATAAAATAAAAAAAATTTCTGATATTTGA
- the dndD gene encoding DNA sulfur modification protein DndD: MLLHSLTLENIRIFKGKNRLDFTPILTSDVKKPIILIGGKNGAGKTTLFESILLCLYGQHAPGSLMSKTKYEQYIRQIVPRSKKLEAELIPAIEIVFEFTHSGIRNTYGVRREWSLGPKFSENLTITCEGSILSELEKDQWQDLLNELIPPRFARLFLFDGEKIQNIVDDNDENNYLQDSFKSLLGLDIVDHLKADLGIYLSRHLRSSDISAINKQMKETTSEIGKIEEEKEYLEQERAKVQGQSERVQLEIGKQEQLLASEGGGFARIRDDMKAEKVRLDQFVVKTENEISELCEGLFPFAITPKYCESLKKTLIEEDKVQAHALSQEIIHANIEELNKIIQSPAFWSDVSVPSSQKEKVREKLVDLMYQHLVTDDSVKKKKLVHHLSQHEYKQLLQWIEEATKTTPKKMKELSEQLEKLTAQRLKIAEMINKAPSDEVIAPHITKLNELNQKIGQCSEQLRSINESIRQIDLRLNELNRQRKKFEEEIQGAKGGSIKMELALQVTTVLNEYAKELQKQKINYLGDNILSCFNRLIRKDDYVQKILIDENYNIILYDADGNTIPKNLLSAGEKEIFAVSLLWGLTLTSGRQLPFIIDTPLGRLDSEHRGNLVMDFFQHAGDQMIIFSTDTEIDKEYFRILQPQIARAYHLDYSKKERHTSISPGYFWQEVES; encoded by the coding sequence AACCTATCATTCTAATTGGAGGGAAGAACGGTGCCGGGAAAACTACTCTCTTCGAATCCATTCTTCTCTGTCTCTACGGTCAGCATGCCCCTGGCAGTTTGATGTCAAAAACAAAATATGAGCAGTACATCCGACAGATCGTTCCACGGAGTAAAAAATTAGAAGCCGAGCTTATTCCAGCAATTGAAATTGTGTTTGAATTTACTCATTCGGGAATACGAAACACCTATGGTGTTCGACGTGAATGGTCACTCGGGCCAAAATTTTCCGAGAATTTGACAATCACATGCGAAGGAAGTATACTTTCAGAGCTCGAAAAGGACCAATGGCAGGATCTTCTCAATGAACTCATCCCCCCCCGGTTTGCTCGACTCTTCCTGTTTGACGGGGAGAAGATCCAGAACATCGTAGATGATAATGACGAAAATAATTATCTTCAGGATTCTTTCAAATCATTGCTTGGCCTTGACATCGTTGACCATCTCAAAGCTGATTTAGGAATTTATTTAAGCCGTCATCTAAGGAGTTCAGATATAAGTGCGATCAATAAACAGATGAAGGAAACTACTTCTGAAATAGGGAAAATCGAGGAAGAAAAGGAATATTTGGAACAGGAACGCGCCAAGGTCCAGGGCCAGAGTGAGAGAGTTCAATTGGAAATTGGAAAACAAGAACAACTCCTTGCAAGCGAGGGCGGTGGCTTCGCCCGAATACGAGATGATATGAAAGCCGAGAAGGTACGGCTTGATCAATTTGTGGTAAAAACGGAGAATGAGATAAGTGAATTATGTGAAGGTTTGTTTCCTTTCGCGATAACACCAAAATACTGTGAGTCCCTTAAAAAAACTCTGATTGAGGAGGACAAAGTCCAGGCTCATGCGCTTTCGCAAGAAATAATTCATGCAAATATTGAAGAATTGAACAAAATCATTCAATCCCCCGCCTTTTGGTCGGATGTGTCTGTTCCCTCATCCCAGAAAGAAAAAGTACGGGAGAAACTTGTCGATCTAATGTATCAGCACTTGGTTACTGATGATAGCGTGAAGAAAAAGAAGTTAGTTCATCATCTTTCTCAACACGAATACAAACAACTCCTGCAATGGATCGAAGAGGCAACGAAGACAACTCCTAAGAAGATGAAAGAGCTATCTGAACAACTTGAGAAATTGACTGCACAGCGCCTCAAGATTGCCGAAATGATCAATAAGGCCCCTTCGGATGAGGTGATAGCTCCACATATCACTAAGCTCAATGAATTAAATCAGAAAATTGGCCAATGTTCCGAGCAACTCAGGTCGATTAACGAATCAATTCGACAGATTGATCTACGACTAAATGAGCTAAACCGCCAACGGAAAAAATTTGAGGAAGAAATTCAAGGAGCAAAGGGCGGCTCGATAAAGATGGAACTTGCCCTGCAGGTCACTACAGTTCTAAACGAATACGCAAAAGAACTCCAGAAACAGAAGATCAATTATCTCGGTGATAATATCCTGTCATGCTTCAACCGCTTGATACGGAAAGACGATTATGTCCAGAAAATTCTGATCGACGAGAATTACAATATTATCTTGTATGATGCCGACGGCAACACTATTCCAAAAAATCTACTCTCCGCTGGAGAGAAAGAGATCTTTGCCGTATCTTTGCTTTGGGGGCTCACCCTTACTTCTGGACGACAACTTCCATTTATCATTGACACTCCACTTGGGAGGCTCGATAGCGAACATCGAGGAAATCTTGTAATGGATTTCTTCCAACATGCTGGCGACCAAATGATCATCTTCTCCACGGATACCGAGATTGACAAGGAATATTTCCGGATCCTTCAGCCACAGATTGCCCGGGCATATCATCTCGACTATTCCAAGAAAGAGCGCCATACATCAATCTCACCGGGCTATTTCTGGCAAGAGGTGGAATCATGA
- the dndE gene encoding DNA sulfur modification protein DndE, whose translation MRSSFYRLRISEKATFRLSQLKGKTGLTPNIICRIAICYSLNDPSIPNPADYDERGQEINRYSLTGEWDTFFIALVKERCIHDKLDPEEDLYDQLRAHLNRGVFGIFPQIKSLGDFRILLVHQAAGIKSGMLSEGHSHGKN comes from the coding sequence ATGAGAAGCAGTTTCTATCGTCTCCGGATCAGTGAGAAAGCCACATTCAGGCTCAGCCAGTTGAAAGGAAAAACCGGACTAACACCGAATATCATCTGTCGAATAGCAATTTGCTATTCACTTAATGATCCCTCGATTCCCAACCCTGCAGATTACGATGAAAGAGGGCAGGAAATCAACCGTTATTCCCTGACAGGGGAATGGGATACCTTCTTTATTGCGCTCGTAAAAGAACGATGTATTCACGACAAACTTGACCCGGAAGAAGATCTGTACGATCAGCTCCGAGCACACCTGAACAGGGGTGTATTCGGGATCTTCCCTCAAATCAAGAGTCTCGGAGATTTCCGTATCCTTCTGGTACATCAGGCTGCGGGGATCAAATCTGGTATGTTATCCGAGGGGCATTCGCATGGAAAAAATTAA